TGTTCTGCTGCACGAAGCGCACGAAGCTCGGGTTGGTCGAGCCGTAGGCGACCTTGCCCTGGCTGTAGAGCGTGGAGGGGTCGTTGCTGGAGGACAGCGAGTCCTTCGGCATCGCGCCCTCCTTGTACAGCTTGGTCATCCACTCGACCCACTGGACCGTGCGCGGGTCGTCGGCGAAGACGGCGGACTTGCCGTCGGCGGACAGCGTCTTGATGTTCATCTGGTCCCAGTCGGACGGGATCCGCCACACCGGGTTGGCCATCGTCGCGTAGAACTTGCCGTCGCCCGCCTTGGCGACCTTCTCGTAGTCCGCGAACAGCCCGAACAGGGTCGTCGGCGGCTTCGCCGGGTCGATGCCCGCCTTCTTCAGCAGGTCGGTGTTGTACGTCAGGACGATGCCGCCGGTGTACCAGGGCAGGACCGTGTGGACCGACGCGCCGGAGGGGTCCTTCATGACGCTGGACTTCCAGAAGGCCGGGACGAAGGGCTTGGCGGCGTCGGGGTCCTTGACGCCCACGTTCAGCAGGTAGCCGGCCTTGGTGAGGGAGGTCGCGGTGGGGGAGTCGACGTTGAGGACGTCCGGCAGGGTGCAGGCCTGGGCGTCGGCGACCGTGCGCTGGCCGAACGTCGAGTCGCCCGGGTCGTCGATCCACTTGACCTTGGTGCCGGGGTGGGCCGTCTCGAAGTCCTTGATCACTCCGTTGAAGAAGTCCCCGAAGTCCTTCTTCAGGTTGGTGGTCTGGAAGGTGATGTCGCCCTTGACCTCGCCGGTGAGCTTGCCCGACCCGACGTTGCCCTTGTCGACCTTGCAGCCGCCGGCGGTGGCGTCACCGCTGTCGGATCCGCCGCCGGACAGGCCGCAGCCGGCGGCCGTCAGCGACAGAACGGCGAAACAGGTCAGGGTGCGGGTCAGTCTCTTTGCGCGCATGTGATGCCCCTCCACGGCTGGTTCAATGAACCAACTCCGACTCCGATTGATGAAAAGGTGGACCAGAATTCATCGGAGGTCAATGGTTTCCCGTGTTGCGTTTAGGTTCCGTGCGAGATCAGTGACGGTGTTCGTGGTCCGGGTGCGAGGGATCGCCGGGGTGTTCGTGCCCGTGGGCGTAGGTCACACCGCCGCGTGCCTGGTCCAGCCAACCGAAGAATGCCTTGCGGCCGGCTGCCTTGCGGAGCTCGCGTGAGATGCCTTCGCGGACCTCGTCGTACGGCAGCGTGTCGCTGGGCGCGGCCTCGTCGAAGGGATCGACGCCCCGCCTGAGGGCGTCCGGGGTGAGGAAGCGGTCCCGGTTGCGGTCGTAATAGTCCCGTACGGCGGTTTCCGGGACCGTCTGTTCGGACTCCAGGGCGGCGAGGAGGGTGCGGGCGGCGGGGGAGTGGGCGAGGGCTGCGGCGACGATGCTGCCGAGGTCTGCGACGTCTGTCTCGGCGACGGCCAGGACGGAGGCGGGTGACACCTCTTCCGGTACTTTCAGGCCCCGGTCGGCGCAGGCTCGGCGGGCGAGTTCGTCGGTGACGACGACTTGAGTGGCCCAGCGACGGCGTTGTCTCGCGGCAGAGGGTGCCTCTGGTTGCCGTCTGGCGGGTGCGGGTTCGTGGTGGCTGGTCGCGCCCCGCGGCGGAGCCGCAAATCGATACAGCCCCGCGCCCCTGCGGGGCGCTTTCAGGAACGAGTCGACCCGTTCTCTTGGTAGCGGCTCACCGTCTATCAGCGCCGCGTGTTCCGGCGTCACGGGGTCACCTCCAGGGCGATCGCCCTCGTGTAGGCCACGTGGCCGTTCCACGCCGCCTTCGCCATCAGCCAGTACGAGCCCGGTGGGATCGACGAGCCATCCACCTCGATCGCGCACTCCACCTCTTCCCCGCCCGGCACCGTGAAGCCCCGCAGCCCGGGTCCCACGCCCCGCCACGTGCCCCACGACGACACCGTCCACAGCTGGCCGCCGACCGGGCCCCGTGTGGTGTTGCGCAGGCTCACCGGAACCTGAGCCCGCTCACCCTTTCGCACGGTGACCCGGTCGGCGTTCAGCTCGCACACCAGCCCCTGACCGGCGGGCGGACCGCCGGGCACGTCGAGGCCGACGACGTCCTCGTAGTTCTGACCGCCGTACGACAGCCGGGCCGTGAGCCAGTGGCGGCCGGGATCGGCGTCCGGTGGCGGTGTCACCGTCACCTCGGCCAGCGAGAAGCCGCCGGGGCCGAGCGTGTACGGCAGTTCGGCGGGCTCCGCGGACCAGCCGGGCGGCACCTCGAAGACCACGGTGCCGTTCGTCGAGGTGTCGGTGAGCTCCGAACTGACCCGGACCGTCGCCGTGACGGGGCCGGAGGCGGTCAGCGCCGTGGGGGAGAGGTAGACGGAGACGGGCATGTTGCCGCGTGGGGCGGGCCCGGAGTTGTGCAGCCAGTAGCGGGTGTGGACGGGCTGGGCGGGCTCGTGGGCGGCGACCCCGGGATCGGCCGTCGGCTCGGGCGCCTGTGGGGGCGTGGCCAGGACGGTAGCCACCTCGAAGCCGGTCAGCTCCGCCTCCAGCGCCCCCTCGCCGTCCGGGATCAGCGACTCCCCGGGCCTTTCCA
This portion of the Streptomyces canus genome encodes:
- a CDS encoding extracellular solute-binding protein; protein product: MRAKRLTRTLTCFAVLSLTAAGCGLSGGGSDSGDATAGGCKVDKGNVGSGKLTGEVKGDITFQTTNLKKDFGDFFNGVIKDFETAHPGTKVKWIDDPGDSTFGQRTVADAQACTLPDVLNVDSPTATSLTKAGYLLNVGVKDPDAAKPFVPAFWKSSVMKDPSGASVHTVLPWYTGGIVLTYNTDLLKKAGIDPAKPPTTLFGLFADYEKVAKAGDGKFYATMANPVWRIPSDWDQMNIKTLSADGKSAVFADDPRTVQWVEWMTKLYKEGAMPKDSLSSSNDPSTLYSQGKVAYGSTNPSFVRFVQQNSPSVYDKTAVGQQPFDALGHTTGAPQYIATAATSKNAPTALAFSEFLTNAENQTAWCKDPKVVIFPTTSASLDDPFFQKVTGDDPFAQARKLVAEQLKTATAYQTNISSAMQNAIVAQVQLAMQGKKSAADAVKDAQAKANEMLKQSS
- a CDS encoding peptidyl-prolyl cis-trans isomerase, which produces MTPEHAALIDGEPLPRERVDSFLKAPRRGAGLYRFAAPPRGATSHHEPAPARRQPEAPSAARQRRRWATQVVVTDELARRACADRGLKVPEEVSPASVLAVAETDVADLGSIVAAALAHSPAARTLLAALESEQTVPETAVRDYYDRNRDRFLTPDALRRGVDPFDEAAPSDTLPYDEVREGISRELRKAAGRKAFFGWLDQARGGVTYAHGHEHPGDPSHPDHEHRH